In the Diachasmimorpha longicaudata isolate KC_UGA_2023 chromosome 1, iyDiaLong2, whole genome shotgun sequence genome, one interval contains:
- the LOC135165316 gene encoding cytosolic purine 5'-nucleotidase isoform X4 — MRIQLDIRSGIDTLVKEMTSVTDTDQSSCLSLGDPREEYMDLMGPRHQTGNRIFVNRSLHLENIKFYGFDMDYTLAEYKSPQYEQLGFNLLKERLVSLGYPKEIRAFEYDPSFPVRGLWFDTLYGNLLKVDAYGNILVCVHGFEFLKHSQVYELYPNKFLQLDENRVYVLNTLFNLPETYLIACLIDFFTNSPQYTREKTGVKEGELTMSFKSIFQDVRNAVDWIHIQGDLKSKTTENLEEYVKKDERLPMFLRRIRESGGKVFLLTNSDYVFTNKIMTYLFDFPHGARPDEPHTDWKTYFDTIVVDANKPLFFGEGTILRQVDTKTGALKLGTHKGPLHTGEVYSGGSCDVFTEMIGAKGKDVLYIGDHIFGDILKSKKIRGWRTFLIVPELVQELHVWTDKCQLFAELQNLDVMLGEMYKNLDSSTKEKPDISKLRASIRDVTHKMDLAYGMMGSLFRSGSRQTFFSSQVVRYADLYAATFLNLIYYPFSYMFRAPAMLMPHESTVAHEQRFVMETPMISRTRTFKLSYEDELQNHPAAKALEVENNVLIPHARPETPRNVTHTHDEDCSDEDSDSQKQNSRKTGNRKSSCN; from the exons AAATGACAAGCGTAACCGATACGGATCAATCGAGTTGCCTGTCACTTGGAGATCCTCGAGAGGAATATATGGATTTAATGGGTCCCAGGCACCAGACTGGAAACAG AATATTCGTCAATAGGAGTCTACACctggagaatataaaattctaTGGATTCGACATGGATTATACTCTCGCGGAGTACAAATCCCCTCAGTACGAGCAGTTGGGCTTCAATTTATTGAAGGAGAGGTTGGTTTCTCTGGGCTATCCCAAGGAGATTCGTGCCTTCGAGTATGATCCTAGCTTCCCGGTTAGAGGATTGTGGTTTGATACTCTCTATGGAAACTTGTTGAAGGTCGATGCTTATGGAAATATTCTCGTCTGTGTTCATGGATTTGAATTTCTCAAGCA TTCACAGGTATATGAGCTCTACCCCAACAAATTCCTTCAGCTCGACGAGAATCGAGTTTATGTCCTGAACACTCTCTTCAATCTCCCCGAGACCTACCTGATTGCCTGCCTCATCGATTTCTTCACAAACTCCCCTCAGTACACCAGGGAGAAAACAGGAGTGAAGGAAGGAGAACTAACGATGAGTTTCAAGAGCATCTTCCAGGACGTTCGTAACGCAGTCGACTGGATTCACATTCAGGGGGACTTGAAGTCAAAGACCACAGAGAACCTCGAGGAGTACGTGAAGAAGGATGAGCGTCTCCCCATGTTCCTGAGGAGGATAAGGGAGAGTGGAGGCAAGGTGTTTCTCCTCACGAACAGCGACTATGTATTTACAAACAAGATCATGACTTATCTCTTCGATTTTCCTCATGGTGCACGCCCTGACGAGCCTCATACTGATTGGAAGACGTACTTTGATACCATTGTCGTGGATGCCAATAAACCACTGTTCTTCGGGGAAGGGACAATCCTCAGACAG GTGGATACCAAAACAGGAGCTCTTAAGCTGGGAACGCACAAAGGACCCCTCCACACAGGTGAAGTTTATTCAGGTGGATCCTGCGACGTATTCACAGAGATGATTGGCGCTAAAGGGAAAGATGTCCTCTATATTGGAGATCATATTTTCGGGGACATTCTCAAGAGCAAGAAGATCAGGGGCTGGAGAACATTTCTCATTGTTCCTGAACTCGTACAGGAGCTGCATGTGTGGACTGACAAGTGCCAGCTCTTCGCTGAACTCCAGAATCTCGATGTCATGCTAGGGGAGATGTACAAGAACCTGGATAGCAGCACAAAGGAGAAACCCGATATATCGAAACTCCGGGCTTCCATCAGGGATGTCACACACAAGATGGATCTGGCTTATGGTATGATGGGATCGTTGTTCAGGTCCGGGAGTAGACAGACATTCTTCAGTAGTCAAGTCGTGAGGTATGCTGATTTGTATGCTGCGACGTTCCTGAATCTCATTTATTACCCCTTCTCGTACATGTTTAGAGCACCTGCCATGCTG aTGCCTCACGAAAGTACAGTAGCACACGAACAGCGTTTCGTAATGGAGACACCAATGATAAGTAGAACAAGGACATTTAAGCTATCATACGAGGACGAACTACAAAATCATCCAGCAGCT AAAGCTCTGGAGGTTGAAAATAATGTTCTAATTCCCCATGCGAGACCAGAAACCCCTCGTAATGTGACTCACACGCATGACGAGGACTGCAGTGATGAAGACAGCGACTCCCAGAAGCAGAATTCCCGAAAAACTGGCAACAGAAAGTCTAGCTGTAACTAA
- the LOC135165316 gene encoding cytosolic purine 5'-nucleotidase isoform X7, with product MDLENCKLHGDRPVGHHEDPTGHKKWYRHASQRIFVNRSLHLENIKFYGFDMDYTLAEYKSPQYEQLGFNLLKERLVSLGYPKEIRAFEYDPSFPVRGLWFDTLYGNLLKVDAYGNILVCVHGFEFLKHSQVYELYPNKFLQLDENRVYVLNTLFNLPETYLIACLIDFFTNSPQYTREKTGVKEGELTMSFKSIFQDVRNAVDWIHIQGDLKSKTTENLEEYVKKDERLPMFLRRIRESGGKVFLLTNSDYVFTNKIMTYLFDFPHGARPDEPHTDWKTYFDTIVVDANKPLFFGEGTILRQVDTKTGALKLGTHKGPLHTGEVYSGGSCDVFTEMIGAKGKDVLYIGDHIFGDILKSKKIRGWRTFLIVPELVQELHVWTDKCQLFAELQNLDVMLGEMYKNLDSSTKEKPDISKLRASIRDVTHKMDLAYGMMGSLFRSGSRQTFFSSQVVRYADLYAATFLNLIYYPFSYMFRAPAMLMPHESTVAHEQRFVMETPMISRTRTFKLSYEDELQNHPAAKALEVENNVLIPHARPETPRNVTHTHDEDCSDEDSDSQKQNSRKTGNRKSSCN from the exons AATATTCGTCAATAGGAGTCTACACctggagaatataaaattctaTGGATTCGACATGGATTATACTCTCGCGGAGTACAAATCCCCTCAGTACGAGCAGTTGGGCTTCAATTTATTGAAGGAGAGGTTGGTTTCTCTGGGCTATCCCAAGGAGATTCGTGCCTTCGAGTATGATCCTAGCTTCCCGGTTAGAGGATTGTGGTTTGATACTCTCTATGGAAACTTGTTGAAGGTCGATGCTTATGGAAATATTCTCGTCTGTGTTCATGGATTTGAATTTCTCAAGCA TTCACAGGTATATGAGCTCTACCCCAACAAATTCCTTCAGCTCGACGAGAATCGAGTTTATGTCCTGAACACTCTCTTCAATCTCCCCGAGACCTACCTGATTGCCTGCCTCATCGATTTCTTCACAAACTCCCCTCAGTACACCAGGGAGAAAACAGGAGTGAAGGAAGGAGAACTAACGATGAGTTTCAAGAGCATCTTCCAGGACGTTCGTAACGCAGTCGACTGGATTCACATTCAGGGGGACTTGAAGTCAAAGACCACAGAGAACCTCGAGGAGTACGTGAAGAAGGATGAGCGTCTCCCCATGTTCCTGAGGAGGATAAGGGAGAGTGGAGGCAAGGTGTTTCTCCTCACGAACAGCGACTATGTATTTACAAACAAGATCATGACTTATCTCTTCGATTTTCCTCATGGTGCACGCCCTGACGAGCCTCATACTGATTGGAAGACGTACTTTGATACCATTGTCGTGGATGCCAATAAACCACTGTTCTTCGGGGAAGGGACAATCCTCAGACAG GTGGATACCAAAACAGGAGCTCTTAAGCTGGGAACGCACAAAGGACCCCTCCACACAGGTGAAGTTTATTCAGGTGGATCCTGCGACGTATTCACAGAGATGATTGGCGCTAAAGGGAAAGATGTCCTCTATATTGGAGATCATATTTTCGGGGACATTCTCAAGAGCAAGAAGATCAGGGGCTGGAGAACATTTCTCATTGTTCCTGAACTCGTACAGGAGCTGCATGTGTGGACTGACAAGTGCCAGCTCTTCGCTGAACTCCAGAATCTCGATGTCATGCTAGGGGAGATGTACAAGAACCTGGATAGCAGCACAAAGGAGAAACCCGATATATCGAAACTCCGGGCTTCCATCAGGGATGTCACACACAAGATGGATCTGGCTTATGGTATGATGGGATCGTTGTTCAGGTCCGGGAGTAGACAGACATTCTTCAGTAGTCAAGTCGTGAGGTATGCTGATTTGTATGCTGCGACGTTCCTGAATCTCATTTATTACCCCTTCTCGTACATGTTTAGAGCACCTGCCATGCTG aTGCCTCACGAAAGTACAGTAGCACACGAACAGCGTTTCGTAATGGAGACACCAATGATAAGTAGAACAAGGACATTTAAGCTATCATACGAGGACGAACTACAAAATCATCCAGCAGCT AAAGCTCTGGAGGTTGAAAATAATGTTCTAATTCCCCATGCGAGACCAGAAACCCCTCGTAATGTGACTCACACGCATGACGAGGACTGCAGTGATGAAGACAGCGACTCCCAGAAGCAGAATTCCCGAAAAACTGGCAACAGAAAGTCTAGCTGTAACTAA
- the LOC135165316 gene encoding cytosolic purine 5'-nucleotidase isoform X5 yields the protein MSVNIFGPLAENAPPAVRDGGFSDFGPHYDEFTRVPYKRELGHRIFVNRSLHLENIKFYGFDMDYTLAEYKSPQYEQLGFNLLKERLVSLGYPKEIRAFEYDPSFPVRGLWFDTLYGNLLKVDAYGNILVCVHGFEFLKHSQVYELYPNKFLQLDENRVYVLNTLFNLPETYLIACLIDFFTNSPQYTREKTGVKEGELTMSFKSIFQDVRNAVDWIHIQGDLKSKTTENLEEYVKKDERLPMFLRRIRESGGKVFLLTNSDYVFTNKIMTYLFDFPHGARPDEPHTDWKTYFDTIVVDANKPLFFGEGTILRQVDTKTGALKLGTHKGPLHTGEVYSGGSCDVFTEMIGAKGKDVLYIGDHIFGDILKSKKIRGWRTFLIVPELVQELHVWTDKCQLFAELQNLDVMLGEMYKNLDSSTKEKPDISKLRASIRDVTHKMDLAYGMMGSLFRSGSRQTFFSSQVVRYADLYAATFLNLIYYPFSYMFRAPAMLMPHESTVAHEQRFVMETPMISRTRTFKLSYEDELQNHPAAKALEVENNVLIPHARPETPRNVTHTHDEDCSDEDSDSQKQNSRKTGNRKSSCN from the exons ATGAGCGTCAATATCTTTGGACCGCTCGCGGAAAACG CACCGCCCGCGGTGAGAGACGGGGGATTCAGTGATTTCGGACCTCATTACGATGAATTCACCAGGGTGCCTTATAAAAGAGAGCTTGGACACAG AATATTCGTCAATAGGAGTCTACACctggagaatataaaattctaTGGATTCGACATGGATTATACTCTCGCGGAGTACAAATCCCCTCAGTACGAGCAGTTGGGCTTCAATTTATTGAAGGAGAGGTTGGTTTCTCTGGGCTATCCCAAGGAGATTCGTGCCTTCGAGTATGATCCTAGCTTCCCGGTTAGAGGATTGTGGTTTGATACTCTCTATGGAAACTTGTTGAAGGTCGATGCTTATGGAAATATTCTCGTCTGTGTTCATGGATTTGAATTTCTCAAGCA TTCACAGGTATATGAGCTCTACCCCAACAAATTCCTTCAGCTCGACGAGAATCGAGTTTATGTCCTGAACACTCTCTTCAATCTCCCCGAGACCTACCTGATTGCCTGCCTCATCGATTTCTTCACAAACTCCCCTCAGTACACCAGGGAGAAAACAGGAGTGAAGGAAGGAGAACTAACGATGAGTTTCAAGAGCATCTTCCAGGACGTTCGTAACGCAGTCGACTGGATTCACATTCAGGGGGACTTGAAGTCAAAGACCACAGAGAACCTCGAGGAGTACGTGAAGAAGGATGAGCGTCTCCCCATGTTCCTGAGGAGGATAAGGGAGAGTGGAGGCAAGGTGTTTCTCCTCACGAACAGCGACTATGTATTTACAAACAAGATCATGACTTATCTCTTCGATTTTCCTCATGGTGCACGCCCTGACGAGCCTCATACTGATTGGAAGACGTACTTTGATACCATTGTCGTGGATGCCAATAAACCACTGTTCTTCGGGGAAGGGACAATCCTCAGACAG GTGGATACCAAAACAGGAGCTCTTAAGCTGGGAACGCACAAAGGACCCCTCCACACAGGTGAAGTTTATTCAGGTGGATCCTGCGACGTATTCACAGAGATGATTGGCGCTAAAGGGAAAGATGTCCTCTATATTGGAGATCATATTTTCGGGGACATTCTCAAGAGCAAGAAGATCAGGGGCTGGAGAACATTTCTCATTGTTCCTGAACTCGTACAGGAGCTGCATGTGTGGACTGACAAGTGCCAGCTCTTCGCTGAACTCCAGAATCTCGATGTCATGCTAGGGGAGATGTACAAGAACCTGGATAGCAGCACAAAGGAGAAACCCGATATATCGAAACTCCGGGCTTCCATCAGGGATGTCACACACAAGATGGATCTGGCTTATGGTATGATGGGATCGTTGTTCAGGTCCGGGAGTAGACAGACATTCTTCAGTAGTCAAGTCGTGAGGTATGCTGATTTGTATGCTGCGACGTTCCTGAATCTCATTTATTACCCCTTCTCGTACATGTTTAGAGCACCTGCCATGCTG aTGCCTCACGAAAGTACAGTAGCACACGAACAGCGTTTCGTAATGGAGACACCAATGATAAGTAGAACAAGGACATTTAAGCTATCATACGAGGACGAACTACAAAATCATCCAGCAGCT AAAGCTCTGGAGGTTGAAAATAATGTTCTAATTCCCCATGCGAGACCAGAAACCCCTCGTAATGTGACTCACACGCATGACGAGGACTGCAGTGATGAAGACAGCGACTCCCAGAAGCAGAATTCCCGAAAAACTGGCAACAGAAAGTCTAGCTGTAACTAA
- the LOC135165316 gene encoding cytosolic purine 5'-nucleotidase isoform X3: MTFQNEVLRSLILRGSHQTKMTSVTDTDQSSCLSLGDPREEYMDLMGPRHQTGNRIFVNRSLHLENIKFYGFDMDYTLAEYKSPQYEQLGFNLLKERLVSLGYPKEIRAFEYDPSFPVRGLWFDTLYGNLLKVDAYGNILVCVHGFEFLKHSQVYELYPNKFLQLDENRVYVLNTLFNLPETYLIACLIDFFTNSPQYTREKTGVKEGELTMSFKSIFQDVRNAVDWIHIQGDLKSKTTENLEEYVKKDERLPMFLRRIRESGGKVFLLTNSDYVFTNKIMTYLFDFPHGARPDEPHTDWKTYFDTIVVDANKPLFFGEGTILRQVDTKTGALKLGTHKGPLHTGEVYSGGSCDVFTEMIGAKGKDVLYIGDHIFGDILKSKKIRGWRTFLIVPELVQELHVWTDKCQLFAELQNLDVMLGEMYKNLDSSTKEKPDISKLRASIRDVTHKMDLAYGMMGSLFRSGSRQTFFSSQVVRYADLYAATFLNLIYYPFSYMFRAPAMLMPHESTVAHEQRFVMETPMISRTRTFKLSYEDELQNHPAAKALEVENNVLIPHARPETPRNVTHTHDEDCSDEDSDSQKQNSRKTGNRKSSCN; encoded by the exons atgacgtttcaaaacGAAGTTCTAAGGTCGTTAATCCTCAGAGGCTCGCACCAGACGA AAATGACAAGCGTAACCGATACGGATCAATCGAGTTGCCTGTCACTTGGAGATCCTCGAGAGGAATATATGGATTTAATGGGTCCCAGGCACCAGACTGGAAACAG AATATTCGTCAATAGGAGTCTACACctggagaatataaaattctaTGGATTCGACATGGATTATACTCTCGCGGAGTACAAATCCCCTCAGTACGAGCAGTTGGGCTTCAATTTATTGAAGGAGAGGTTGGTTTCTCTGGGCTATCCCAAGGAGATTCGTGCCTTCGAGTATGATCCTAGCTTCCCGGTTAGAGGATTGTGGTTTGATACTCTCTATGGAAACTTGTTGAAGGTCGATGCTTATGGAAATATTCTCGTCTGTGTTCATGGATTTGAATTTCTCAAGCA TTCACAGGTATATGAGCTCTACCCCAACAAATTCCTTCAGCTCGACGAGAATCGAGTTTATGTCCTGAACACTCTCTTCAATCTCCCCGAGACCTACCTGATTGCCTGCCTCATCGATTTCTTCACAAACTCCCCTCAGTACACCAGGGAGAAAACAGGAGTGAAGGAAGGAGAACTAACGATGAGTTTCAAGAGCATCTTCCAGGACGTTCGTAACGCAGTCGACTGGATTCACATTCAGGGGGACTTGAAGTCAAAGACCACAGAGAACCTCGAGGAGTACGTGAAGAAGGATGAGCGTCTCCCCATGTTCCTGAGGAGGATAAGGGAGAGTGGAGGCAAGGTGTTTCTCCTCACGAACAGCGACTATGTATTTACAAACAAGATCATGACTTATCTCTTCGATTTTCCTCATGGTGCACGCCCTGACGAGCCTCATACTGATTGGAAGACGTACTTTGATACCATTGTCGTGGATGCCAATAAACCACTGTTCTTCGGGGAAGGGACAATCCTCAGACAG GTGGATACCAAAACAGGAGCTCTTAAGCTGGGAACGCACAAAGGACCCCTCCACACAGGTGAAGTTTATTCAGGTGGATCCTGCGACGTATTCACAGAGATGATTGGCGCTAAAGGGAAAGATGTCCTCTATATTGGAGATCATATTTTCGGGGACATTCTCAAGAGCAAGAAGATCAGGGGCTGGAGAACATTTCTCATTGTTCCTGAACTCGTACAGGAGCTGCATGTGTGGACTGACAAGTGCCAGCTCTTCGCTGAACTCCAGAATCTCGATGTCATGCTAGGGGAGATGTACAAGAACCTGGATAGCAGCACAAAGGAGAAACCCGATATATCGAAACTCCGGGCTTCCATCAGGGATGTCACACACAAGATGGATCTGGCTTATGGTATGATGGGATCGTTGTTCAGGTCCGGGAGTAGACAGACATTCTTCAGTAGTCAAGTCGTGAGGTATGCTGATTTGTATGCTGCGACGTTCCTGAATCTCATTTATTACCCCTTCTCGTACATGTTTAGAGCACCTGCCATGCTG aTGCCTCACGAAAGTACAGTAGCACACGAACAGCGTTTCGTAATGGAGACACCAATGATAAGTAGAACAAGGACATTTAAGCTATCATACGAGGACGAACTACAAAATCATCCAGCAGCT AAAGCTCTGGAGGTTGAAAATAATGTTCTAATTCCCCATGCGAGACCAGAAACCCCTCGTAATGTGACTCACACGCATGACGAGGACTGCAGTGATGAAGACAGCGACTCCCAGAAGCAGAATTCCCGAAAAACTGGCAACAGAAAGTCTAGCTGTAACTAA
- the LOC135165316 gene encoding cytosolic purine 5'-nucleotidase isoform X1 — translation MKTFFFVNDSNFVLTAISLQTKKQLSVKEKYANKDSIKSERKKSLKNAKNMGSHLSYNRWTDNFTMTSHFSEMTSVTDTDQSSCLSLGDPREEYMDLMGPRHQTGNRIFVNRSLHLENIKFYGFDMDYTLAEYKSPQYEQLGFNLLKERLVSLGYPKEIRAFEYDPSFPVRGLWFDTLYGNLLKVDAYGNILVCVHGFEFLKHSQVYELYPNKFLQLDENRVYVLNTLFNLPETYLIACLIDFFTNSPQYTREKTGVKEGELTMSFKSIFQDVRNAVDWIHIQGDLKSKTTENLEEYVKKDERLPMFLRRIRESGGKVFLLTNSDYVFTNKIMTYLFDFPHGARPDEPHTDWKTYFDTIVVDANKPLFFGEGTILRQVDTKTGALKLGTHKGPLHTGEVYSGGSCDVFTEMIGAKGKDVLYIGDHIFGDILKSKKIRGWRTFLIVPELVQELHVWTDKCQLFAELQNLDVMLGEMYKNLDSSTKEKPDISKLRASIRDVTHKMDLAYGMMGSLFRSGSRQTFFSSQVVRYADLYAATFLNLIYYPFSYMFRAPAMLMPHESTVAHEQRFVMETPMISRTRTFKLSYEDELQNHPAAKALEVENNVLIPHARPETPRNVTHTHDEDCSDEDSDSQKQNSRKTGNRKSSCN, via the exons atgaaaacttttttttttgtcaacgaTTCAAATTTTGTCTTGACGGCCATCAGTctacaaacaaaaaaacaattgagcGTCAAAGAGAAATACGCAAACAAAGACTCAATAAaatcagagagaaaaaaatctttaaaaaacgcaaaaaacatGGGCTCTCACCTGAGCTATAATCGATGGACAGATAATTTTACAATGACGTCTCATTTCTCAGAAATGACAAGCGTAACCGATACGGATCAATCGAGTTGCCTGTCACTTGGAGATCCTCGAGAGGAATATATGGATTTAATGGGTCCCAGGCACCAGACTGGAAACAG AATATTCGTCAATAGGAGTCTACACctggagaatataaaattctaTGGATTCGACATGGATTATACTCTCGCGGAGTACAAATCCCCTCAGTACGAGCAGTTGGGCTTCAATTTATTGAAGGAGAGGTTGGTTTCTCTGGGCTATCCCAAGGAGATTCGTGCCTTCGAGTATGATCCTAGCTTCCCGGTTAGAGGATTGTGGTTTGATACTCTCTATGGAAACTTGTTGAAGGTCGATGCTTATGGAAATATTCTCGTCTGTGTTCATGGATTTGAATTTCTCAAGCA TTCACAGGTATATGAGCTCTACCCCAACAAATTCCTTCAGCTCGACGAGAATCGAGTTTATGTCCTGAACACTCTCTTCAATCTCCCCGAGACCTACCTGATTGCCTGCCTCATCGATTTCTTCACAAACTCCCCTCAGTACACCAGGGAGAAAACAGGAGTGAAGGAAGGAGAACTAACGATGAGTTTCAAGAGCATCTTCCAGGACGTTCGTAACGCAGTCGACTGGATTCACATTCAGGGGGACTTGAAGTCAAAGACCACAGAGAACCTCGAGGAGTACGTGAAGAAGGATGAGCGTCTCCCCATGTTCCTGAGGAGGATAAGGGAGAGTGGAGGCAAGGTGTTTCTCCTCACGAACAGCGACTATGTATTTACAAACAAGATCATGACTTATCTCTTCGATTTTCCTCATGGTGCACGCCCTGACGAGCCTCATACTGATTGGAAGACGTACTTTGATACCATTGTCGTGGATGCCAATAAACCACTGTTCTTCGGGGAAGGGACAATCCTCAGACAG GTGGATACCAAAACAGGAGCTCTTAAGCTGGGAACGCACAAAGGACCCCTCCACACAGGTGAAGTTTATTCAGGTGGATCCTGCGACGTATTCACAGAGATGATTGGCGCTAAAGGGAAAGATGTCCTCTATATTGGAGATCATATTTTCGGGGACATTCTCAAGAGCAAGAAGATCAGGGGCTGGAGAACATTTCTCATTGTTCCTGAACTCGTACAGGAGCTGCATGTGTGGACTGACAAGTGCCAGCTCTTCGCTGAACTCCAGAATCTCGATGTCATGCTAGGGGAGATGTACAAGAACCTGGATAGCAGCACAAAGGAGAAACCCGATATATCGAAACTCCGGGCTTCCATCAGGGATGTCACACACAAGATGGATCTGGCTTATGGTATGATGGGATCGTTGTTCAGGTCCGGGAGTAGACAGACATTCTTCAGTAGTCAAGTCGTGAGGTATGCTGATTTGTATGCTGCGACGTTCCTGAATCTCATTTATTACCCCTTCTCGTACATGTTTAGAGCACCTGCCATGCTG aTGCCTCACGAAAGTACAGTAGCACACGAACAGCGTTTCGTAATGGAGACACCAATGATAAGTAGAACAAGGACATTTAAGCTATCATACGAGGACGAACTACAAAATCATCCAGCAGCT AAAGCTCTGGAGGTTGAAAATAATGTTCTAATTCCCCATGCGAGACCAGAAACCCCTCGTAATGTGACTCACACGCATGACGAGGACTGCAGTGATGAAGACAGCGACTCCCAGAAGCAGAATTCCCGAAAAACTGGCAACAGAAAGTCTAGCTGTAACTAA
- the LOC135165316 gene encoding cytosolic purine 5'-nucleotidase isoform X6 has product MKIEGMCNDVSKRSSKVVNPQRLAPDEIFVNRSLHLENIKFYGFDMDYTLAEYKSPQYEQLGFNLLKERLVSLGYPKEIRAFEYDPSFPVRGLWFDTLYGNLLKVDAYGNILVCVHGFEFLKHSQVYELYPNKFLQLDENRVYVLNTLFNLPETYLIACLIDFFTNSPQYTREKTGVKEGELTMSFKSIFQDVRNAVDWIHIQGDLKSKTTENLEEYVKKDERLPMFLRRIRESGGKVFLLTNSDYVFTNKIMTYLFDFPHGARPDEPHTDWKTYFDTIVVDANKPLFFGEGTILRQVDTKTGALKLGTHKGPLHTGEVYSGGSCDVFTEMIGAKGKDVLYIGDHIFGDILKSKKIRGWRTFLIVPELVQELHVWTDKCQLFAELQNLDVMLGEMYKNLDSSTKEKPDISKLRASIRDVTHKMDLAYGMMGSLFRSGSRQTFFSSQVVRYADLYAATFLNLIYYPFSYMFRAPAMLMPHESTVAHEQRFVMETPMISRTRTFKLSYEDELQNHPAAKALEVENNVLIPHARPETPRNVTHTHDEDCSDEDSDSQKQNSRKTGNRKSSCN; this is encoded by the exons ATGAAGATCGAGGGCATgtgcaatgacgtttcaaaacGAAGTTCTAAGGTCGTTAATCCTCAGAGGCTCGCACCAGACGA AATATTCGTCAATAGGAGTCTACACctggagaatataaaattctaTGGATTCGACATGGATTATACTCTCGCGGAGTACAAATCCCCTCAGTACGAGCAGTTGGGCTTCAATTTATTGAAGGAGAGGTTGGTTTCTCTGGGCTATCCCAAGGAGATTCGTGCCTTCGAGTATGATCCTAGCTTCCCGGTTAGAGGATTGTGGTTTGATACTCTCTATGGAAACTTGTTGAAGGTCGATGCTTATGGAAATATTCTCGTCTGTGTTCATGGATTTGAATTTCTCAAGCA TTCACAGGTATATGAGCTCTACCCCAACAAATTCCTTCAGCTCGACGAGAATCGAGTTTATGTCCTGAACACTCTCTTCAATCTCCCCGAGACCTACCTGATTGCCTGCCTCATCGATTTCTTCACAAACTCCCCTCAGTACACCAGGGAGAAAACAGGAGTGAAGGAAGGAGAACTAACGATGAGTTTCAAGAGCATCTTCCAGGACGTTCGTAACGCAGTCGACTGGATTCACATTCAGGGGGACTTGAAGTCAAAGACCACAGAGAACCTCGAGGAGTACGTGAAGAAGGATGAGCGTCTCCCCATGTTCCTGAGGAGGATAAGGGAGAGTGGAGGCAAGGTGTTTCTCCTCACGAACAGCGACTATGTATTTACAAACAAGATCATGACTTATCTCTTCGATTTTCCTCATGGTGCACGCCCTGACGAGCCTCATACTGATTGGAAGACGTACTTTGATACCATTGTCGTGGATGCCAATAAACCACTGTTCTTCGGGGAAGGGACAATCCTCAGACAG GTGGATACCAAAACAGGAGCTCTTAAGCTGGGAACGCACAAAGGACCCCTCCACACAGGTGAAGTTTATTCAGGTGGATCCTGCGACGTATTCACAGAGATGATTGGCGCTAAAGGGAAAGATGTCCTCTATATTGGAGATCATATTTTCGGGGACATTCTCAAGAGCAAGAAGATCAGGGGCTGGAGAACATTTCTCATTGTTCCTGAACTCGTACAGGAGCTGCATGTGTGGACTGACAAGTGCCAGCTCTTCGCTGAACTCCAGAATCTCGATGTCATGCTAGGGGAGATGTACAAGAACCTGGATAGCAGCACAAAGGAGAAACCCGATATATCGAAACTCCGGGCTTCCATCAGGGATGTCACACACAAGATGGATCTGGCTTATGGTATGATGGGATCGTTGTTCAGGTCCGGGAGTAGACAGACATTCTTCAGTAGTCAAGTCGTGAGGTATGCTGATTTGTATGCTGCGACGTTCCTGAATCTCATTTATTACCCCTTCTCGTACATGTTTAGAGCACCTGCCATGCTG aTGCCTCACGAAAGTACAGTAGCACACGAACAGCGTTTCGTAATGGAGACACCAATGATAAGTAGAACAAGGACATTTAAGCTATCATACGAGGACGAACTACAAAATCATCCAGCAGCT AAAGCTCTGGAGGTTGAAAATAATGTTCTAATTCCCCATGCGAGACCAGAAACCCCTCGTAATGTGACTCACACGCATGACGAGGACTGCAGTGATGAAGACAGCGACTCCCAGAAGCAGAATTCCCGAAAAACTGGCAACAGAAAGTCTAGCTGTAACTAA